One stretch of Halalkalicoccus subterraneus DNA includes these proteins:
- a CDS encoding RNA methyltransferase, whose product MISVVVVGAKTPGNVGTIARAMKNFGFSDLKLVDPPELDRDGEAYGFAGQAREDILPNAEAVTFDEVVEGFHTVGFTATTNEDARKHVRFPFRTPAELAEDLSGVEADVALVFGRERIGLTNEELARLDQICTIPASADYPVLNLGQAATVALYELRGLALGESQLPDVEHERAAEPEIERFYDRFDETLRAVGYPEGKRPKTMRLVRRLVGRAHPTDREITTLHGVLRAVERATRER is encoded by the coding sequence GTGATATCGGTGGTGGTCGTCGGGGCCAAAACACCCGGCAACGTCGGTACCATCGCCCGCGCGATGAAGAACTTCGGGTTTTCGGACCTGAAACTCGTCGATCCACCCGAACTCGATAGGGATGGAGAGGCCTACGGCTTCGCTGGGCAGGCACGAGAAGACATACTGCCGAACGCCGAGGCGGTGACCTTCGACGAAGTGGTCGAGGGCTTTCATACGGTGGGCTTTACCGCAACGACCAACGAGGACGCCCGCAAACACGTCCGGTTCCCGTTTCGCACGCCCGCCGAACTCGCAGAGGACCTCTCGGGTGTCGAGGCAGACGTGGCACTCGTCTTCGGACGCGAGCGCATCGGCCTGACCAACGAGGAACTCGCCCGACTGGACCAGATCTGTACGATCCCCGCGAGCGCCGACTACCCCGTGCTCAATCTGGGGCAGGCCGCGACGGTCGCGCTCTACGAACTGCGGGGGCTGGCACTGGGTGAGTCTCAGCTGCCGGACGTCGAACACGAGCGCGCTGCCGAACCCGAGATCGAGCGCTTTTACGACCGGTTCGACGAGACCCTACGAGCGGTCGGCTATCCCGAGGGCAAGCGTCCGAAGACGATGCGACTGGTGCGCCGGCTCGTGGGGCGGGCCCATCCGACCGATCGGGAGATCACGACGCTGCACGGCGTGTTGCGGGCGGTCGAGCGCGCGACTCGGGAGCGATAG